The genomic interval TCGTCGACGCCCTTGGCGATCACCTTCGGTGCGCGCATCGCCTCGCCTTCGTACTTGAGCGCGACCGCGTAATGCGTGGGATTGACCACGATGACATCGGCGCCGGGCAAGTCTTCCATCATCCGCCGCTGCGCCATCTGCTGCTGCAGCTGACGGATGCGGCCCTTGACCTCCGGACGGCCCTCGCTTTCCTTCATTTCCTCGCGCAGTTCCTGCCGCGTCATCTTCAGCTTCCGGCGCCAGTTCCATTTCTGGTACGGCGCGTCGAGCAGCGCCAGCAGCAGCAAGGCCGCGGAGGTCGCCATCAACATCCACAATGCGAAGCCGAGGCCGGCGCCGGCAGCGGCCTCGAGCGGCTGGTCGAGCATGCTGCGCAGGCGATGCAGCCCGGGCCACAGGAACAGCGCGGCCGCGGCGCCGACCAGGACGACGCGCAACAGCGATTTCAGCAGTTCGGCCGCGCCCTCGGGCCCGTAGATGCGCTTGAGGCCAGCCAGCGGATTGAGCTTCTTCAGGTCGGGGACCAGCCCCTTGGTCGAGGCATTGAGTCCGCCCATCAGCGCTGGCGCGACCAGGCAGGCGAGCAGCAGCACCAGCAGCAGCGGGGCCAGCAGCCACAGGAAACCGAGCATCAGCTGGCCGGCATGGCCGAACAACATCTGCGGCGACTCGAGCATCGCCAGGTCCGGGGTCAGCGCCGCGCGCATCCAGTCGAGCGCGCGGGCCGACAGGCCACCGCCGGTGGCCAGCAGCATGCACACGCCCGCACCGAACACCGCCACGGTCGACAGTTCGCGCGAGCGCGGGACGTTGCCCTTCTCGCGCGCATCGCGCAGTCGTTTTTCGCTGGGCTGTTCGGTCTTTTCCTGACCGTCTTCGTTCTCGGCCATCGTTGCCGGCGTCGCGGGTGACGGGCTGCACGCTGCAAGTCACATGCCGCGCCTGGCGGTGCCGCGCTCCGCCGACCGCTCAGCGTCCCAGCGGCACCCGCGCGGCGGCGTCGAAGGCCAGGTCGAACAGCCGCTGGATCGGCGGGCCGAGTTCCCCGGCCAGCACCGCGATCAGCAGCAGACCCACGAGCACCGAGATCGGCAACCCGAGCTGGATCGGGTTGAGCGCCGGCGCGGCGCGCGACAGCACGCCGAAGGCGAGATTGACCGCGAGCATCGCGACCATGACCGGCAGCGCCAGCGAGACCGCGCCGCGCAGCACCAGCGCGAAGAACTCGGGGGCGACGCGCAACGTGGCCTCGAGCCCGGGCAGCGCGGTGCCGATCGGCAGCGCCTCGTAGCTGCGTACCAGCAGCGCGACCAGCGCGAGGTGGCCGTTGGCGGCGAAGAACAGCAGGCCGAAGGCCAGATAGAACCACTGGCTGATGATGCCGGAGTTGACCCCGCGCATCGGGTCGCTCATCTGCGCGAACGACAGGCCGGTGCCCTGGGAGATCAATTCGCCGGCCAGCGCGCCGGCCTCGAACACCAGCCGCAGCATGAACCCCATCGCCGCGCCGACCGCGAGCTCGCGGGCGATCGACAGCACGGTCGCGGCATCGAAGCCGGTCCAGATCGGCGGTGCGGGCAGAATCGGCGCCAACGCCAGGCTCATCGCCAGCGCGACCATGACCCGGATTCGCGCCGGCAGTGCGCGCGTGCCGATCATCGGCATCGCCATCAGCAGCGCGCCTACCCGCAGCGCGGTCCACAGCAACGCGCCGATCATGCCGAAGGCCGCCTGGCCGTCGATCGCCATCTGCGTGGCGGCATCCATCAGCGGGGACCTGCGCGCATTGCCGCGATCAGCCGATCAGATGCGGGATGCTGTGGAACAAGGTCGTCGTGTAGTCGACGAGATAGCCGATCAGGAACGCGCCCAGCGCGAACAGCGCGGCGGTGAGCGCGACGGCCTTGGCGACGAACGCGATCGTCGGCTCGTTGATCTGGGTGGCGGCCTGCAGCACGCCGACCACGACGCCGACGACCAGCACCGTCGCCAGCAGCGGGCCGCCGACCCACAGCGCCACTTCGAGGCCGCGACGCAATTCGGTGAGCGCGAGTTCGGGGGTCATGGCAGGTTGAAACTGGCCGCCAGCGTGCCGACCGTCAGCACCCAGCCATCGACGAGCACGAACAGCAGGATCTTGAACGGGGCGGAGACCAGCATCGGCGAGAGCATCATCATGCCCATCGACATCAGCACGCTGGCCACGACCAGGTCGATGATGATGAAGGGGATGAAGATCAGAAATCCGATCTCGAACGCGGTCTTGAGTTCGCTGGTGACGAACGAGGCGACCAGTACCTGGAACGGCACCTCGTCGGGGCCAGCGTAGGTGTCGTGTCCGGCGAGGCCGGCGAAGGTCATCAGGTCGGTTTCGCGGACCTGCGCCAGCATGAAGCCGCGCAGCGGCGCGGTGCCCAGCTCCCAGGCGGTGCGAAAATCGATGCGGCCGTCGAGATAGGGCCCAAAGCCCGCATTCCAGGCCGATTCCCAGACCGGTGTCATCACCAGCGCGGTGAGAAACAACGCCAGGCCGACGAGCACCTGGTTGGACGGCGTCTGGCCGGTGCCCAAGGCCTGGCGCAGCAGCGCGAGCACCACGATGATGCGGGTGAAGGCGGTCAGCACCAGCAGCATCGACGGGATCAGCGTGATCGCCGTCATCAGCAGCAGGGTCTGCAGCGGCAGGCTGACCGGCGCATCGCCGATCTGGCCGACGGTCACATCGGGCAAGGCGGGCAATTGCGGCGCGAGCGCCGGGGCAGCGAGCGCCAGCATCGGCAGCAGCAGGCACAGTGCACCGGCGAAGCGCGCAAGCAGGCGGGAACGGCGGGCCATATCAGGAGTCCTTGCGCAGCCGCTGGGCGAGCAACTGCCTGAAGTCGGGAAGCGATTTGAACGTGGGCATCGCCAGCGGCGGCGCTTCGGCCAGCGGTGCGGGCAGCACATGCAGCGTGCGCACACCGCCGGCACCAATGCCGACCAGCAATTGCTCGCCGCCGACCTGCAGCACCGCGGCGCGCTCCTTGCCGCCGAGCGGAATGCTGGCGACGACCCGCAGGCCGTCGGCCTGGCGCAGGCCGCTGCCGGGCAGGCGCTTGAGCAGCCAGGCCAGGCCAAGGATCAGTCCGAGCACCAGCACCAGCGCGACGAACGCGCCGCCCAGACCCGGGGCCTGCGGCGCATGGCTGCCGATCGGCATCGGTGTCGGCTGACCGAGGCTGGCGGCCGGGATCGCGGCGGCAGGCGCCACGACTGCGGTCTCGGTGGGCGTTGCCGAAGCGGCCGGTGCGGCGTCGGTCCCCATGTGCGCGACCCTGTCGACGCGGGGCGCCGGCGCGGGCGCCGCGGTTGCCGGGTCGGGCGCGGCCGACAGCGCCGCCGCCCGGCCGGTCGCCGCGGCGGCGGGGAAGGCGCCGGCGACGATCACCGCAGTCTCCGGATCCGTTCGCTGGGGCTGACGACGTCGGTCAGGCGCACGCCAAAGCGGTCGTTGATGACGACGACTTCGCCGTGCGCGATCAACGTGCCGTTGACGTAGACATCGAGCGGTTCGCCGGCGCCGCGCTCTAGCTCCACCACCGAGCCGCGGTTGAGTTGCAGCAGGTTGCGGATCGGCATGCGCGTGCGGCCGACTTCCAGCGACAGCGCGACCGGCACGTCGAGGATGACGTCGAGATTGAGGTCGGCGGCATCGTCGGCGCGCTCGGCGTGCAGGTCGTCGAAGCGTGCGGGCTCGGCCGTGGATGCGGCGGGGTCCTGGGGATTCATGCGGGCAGGTCCTGGACGGGGGCGGGGCGGGGGGGCTGGGTGCCGGGCGGGCGTGTGTCGGTGATCTTCACCACGTTGCAGCCGCCGGCGGTGCCGAAGCGGCCAGTGAAGACCGGGATGTCCTCCACGCAGATCGGCACCTCCTCGGGCAGCTCGATCGGCAGAATGTCGCCGACCTTCAATCGGGTCAGACGGCGCAGGTCGATGGTGCGTTTGGCCAGGATGCTCGACACCGTGACCTCGGCCGACATCAGCTGCTCGCGCATCGACACGTTCCAGCTTTCGTCGCGGTCGACGCGGTCGCTCTGGATGCCGGCATCGAGCAGTTCGCGGATCGGTTCGAGCATCGAGTAGGGCAGCGTGATGTGGATTTCGCCGCCGCCGCCTTCCAGTTCGACGTGGAAGCGGCTCACCACCACGTACTCGCGCGGCGTGACGATGTTGGCGAAGTGCGGGTTGATCTCGGAGTTGATGTACTCGCACTCCACATCCAGCACCGGCGCCCAGGCCTCGGCCATGTCGGCGAAGGTCTGGCGCAGCATCAGCTGGATCACGCGCATCTCGGTCGGGGTGAACTCCCGGCCTTCGATGCGGGTCGGGTAGCGGCCGTCGCCGCCGAAGAAGTTGTCGACGACCGCGAACACCAGCTTGGGCTCGAACACGATCAGGCCAGTGCCGCGCAGCGGCTTGAACTTGATCAGGTTGAGGTTGGTCGGCACGTAGAGCTGGTGGAGGTAGTCGCCGAATTTGATCAGATCGATGCCGCGCACCGACAGGTCGGCCGAGCGGCGGATCAGATTGAACAGGCCGATCCGCCACAGCCGCACGAAGCGCTCGTTGACCATCTCCAGCGTCGGCATGCGCCCGCGGATGATGCGGTCCTGGCTGGCGAAGTCGTAGGTCCGCGCCTCGCCCGGATCGGCCTGCGGCTCGGTGTCCACCGCGCCCGAGTCGACGCCGTGCAGCAGCGCGTCGATCTCGTCCTGCGACAGCAGGTCGTTGGGATTCATGCCGCTCGCCTCACTGGGTCACGAAACTGGTGAACAGCAGCGCCTCGGCGCGCGGCTTGCCGGTTTCCTCGGTCATCAGCGTCTGCACCTCCGAGAGCGCCTGCGCGCGCAGTGCCTCCTTGCCCTGGCGCGTGGCCACGGTGCCGGCGGTCTGCTGTGAGAACAGCATCAGCAGTCGCGCGCGCAGCGCCGGCTCGTGGTGCTGGAGCTGGGCGACATCGAGCGGATCGCGGGTAACCAGTTGCACCTCGACCTGCAGGTAGCGCGGCCCCTCGTTCTCGTCGTCAAGGTTGACGACGAACGGTGGCGCCATCGGCAGGTACTGGGCCTGCGCCGGCAGCGTGGGTTTCGGTGCGCCGGGATGGTTGCGCAGGTGCAGCGCCGCGGCGCCGCCGGCCGCCGCCAAGGCAAGCAGCACGAGGCCGCCGAGGATCGGCCACAGCAGCTTGCGCCGCTTCTTGGGAGGAGACTTGGGTTGGAGATCGGCAGCGGCAGCCACGGGGCGGGTCCGAGAAAGAATGCCTGCCCTCCGATGCAATCGCCGTGCCGTTCTCGCGACGGCGCGCCGTCGCGCGGCGCGTGTGTGTGCATGAGCGTGGACGTTCGCACCATGGCAGCGCGCGGTGCGCATTACGCGTGACGCAGCGCCGCGGACGCGCTGCGCCGCGACGTCAGGCCGTTGCGGGATCGACGCCTCGCCTCAGGCGTAGGCGTCGAGCAGGCCGATCCGCCGGGCCGTCGGGGTGGGCGCCGGCAGCGCGTCGGCGCCGGCGCCTTGCGAGGTCTCGGATGCCGGATAGCCGGCCGGCGACGACATTCCGTCGCGTGCGTCCGAGCCGCCGTCGTGGCCGACGCCGGCATGTGCGAGCTGGAAGCCGTGTTCGCCGAGCAGGTCGCGCAGCCGGGGCAGGCCTTGTTCGAGTGCATCGCGGGTCTGCGCATGCGGACTGATGAAGTCGGCGGCGATGCGATCGCCGTCGAGTTGCAGACGCACCTCGATCGGGCCCAGATCCTGCGGCGTGACGCGGATGCGGGCATGGCCGATTTTCTGGCCGGCCATCCATTCGAGCTGGGCGCCCAGTTGCGCCTCGAAATCACCGCCCTGGACATCGGGCGTCGGCAACGGGGCATCGAGCAGCGGCGGGGGTGCGCGCATAACCGGCGCCGGGGCGCCCGGCAGCGCGAAGGCGATCGGCGTGGGCGTCTCACGGGTGTCGGCCGCAGGCTCGCCGCTCGCTGTCGCCGCGGCGAGGTCGGCGGCTGCGATGGCCGCGAGCGCGCCCTGGTCGCCGGACGCAGCATCGGGTGACAGCGCGCGTGCGGACGTGGGCGGCGGGACCAGCGTCGTCGCTGCGGTGCTCGACGATGCCGGCTGCGGCGTCAAGGCCTCTGGCGCTGCCGCAGTCTCGGCCGGTGGTTCGGCAAGCGGGACCGCGGCCAGGCCCGGCAGCGCGGCCAGGCCCGCGGGCGGCCACGGCATCGGATCGGTGGGCACCGGTTCGGTCCCGATTGCGGCGGCCGGATCGCGGTCTTCGGGCGCGGGTACGGTGTCGGACGACGCCGTGGCATCGACCTCTTCAGAAGGACGGTCGTCGCTCCGCGCCTGGGGGGCGCGGCGCTGCGCCGAAGCGTCGGCGCTGCGTTGCGCCTGCCGCCGCTCGAGCGCGCGGGCGAACCCGTCCTCGCCGCTGGCGGCGCCAGTCGCCGCGCCGGGGCCGCGTGCGGCCGCGGATGTCGCGCCGATGCCGGTGGTCGCGGTGGCCGCCAGTGGGGTCATGCGTCCTGTGCCTCGGCCGCGGCGAGGCGCGCGCGACGCGCGCCCAGGTCGTCGAGTTCGCGCTGCGAGCGGCGCTCGTCGACCTGGCGCTCCTGCGCGCGATAACTGGCCGCCAGTTGCTCGAGCACCTGCTTGTCGCGACTGGCCAGCAGCAGCCGGCCACGCTCGAGCTCGACCGTCTGCCGGCTCTGATCGACCGTGCGGCTCTGCTGCTCGACGGCGCTTTGCAGACGCTCGAGGAACGCGCGGCGGTTGGCGAGCTGGGCCGGGCTGGTCGCGGCGAGCTGGCTGTGCGCGTACTCGTCGGCATAGCGGCGCAACTCGGCCAGGCGGGCCTCGTGCTCGTCGAGCGAGGACTGGCGCTGGGCGAGCACGCGCGCCACGGCGTCTTCCTGGTCCTGGGCGCGGCTGAGCAGTGGATCGATGCGACGGGACTGTTTCATGCGGCGGGTTCCTCGGGTTGCAGCAGGCGTTCGAGTGCCTCTCGGCTGTGGTGCAGATCGGCGGCGCGCGCGATGTCCTGGCCCAGGAAGCCGACGATCTGCGGCCAGCGCGCCAGCGCCTCGTCGACCGCCGGGTCACCGCCGCGCTGGTAGGCGCCGATGGCGATGAGGTCGCGGTTGGCGTTGTAGGCACTGACCAGGCGCTTGAGTGCGCGGATGCGGTCGCGCCAGTCGACGTCGGCAATCTCGGTGACCACGCGGCTGACCGATGACTCGACGTCGATCGCCGGATACAGGCCGGCATCGGCGATCCGGCGCGAGAGCAGGATGTGGCCGTCGAGGATCGCGCGCGCGGCATCGGCGATCGGGTCCTGCGGATCATCGCCCTCGGTCAGCACGGTGTAGAACGCGGTGATCGAGCCGCGGCCCTTGGCGCCATTGCCGGCGCGCTCGACCAGGGCCGGTAGCTTGGCGAACACCGACGGCGGATAGCCGCGCGTGGTCGGCGGCTCGCCGACCGACAGGCCGATCTCGCGCTGGGCCTGGGCAAAGCGGGTCAGCGAGTCCATCAGCAGCAGCACGTTGAGGCCCTGGTCGCGGAACCACTCGGCGATCGCGGTCGCGCGATAGGCGCCGTGCAGGCGCGCCAGCGGCGGTCGGTCGGCCGGGGCGGCGACCACGACCGCACGTCGCAGGCCCTCCTCGCCGAGCGTGGTCTCGACGAAGTCTCGCACCTCGCGGCCGCGCTCGCCGATC from Luteimonas sp. S4-F44 carries:
- the flhB gene encoding flagellar biosynthesis protein FlhB, which translates into the protein MAENEDGQEKTEQPSEKRLRDAREKGNVPRSRELSTVAVFGAGVCMLLATGGGLSARALDWMRAALTPDLAMLESPQMLFGHAGQLMLGFLWLLAPLLLVLLLACLVAPALMGGLNASTKGLVPDLKKLNPLAGLKRIYGPEGAAELLKSLLRVVLVGAAAALFLWPGLHRLRSMLDQPLEAAAGAGLGFALWMLMATSAALLLLALLDAPYQKWNWRRKLKMTRQELREEMKESEGRPEVKGRIRQLQQQMAQRRMMEDLPGADVIVVNPTHYAVALKYEGEAMRAPKVIAKGVDEMALRIRAVGEQHRIALVAAPPLARVLYREAQIGQEVPVKLYAAVAQVLSYVYQLRSWAPGQPYPELSAVEVDEDAPGTGARP
- the fliR gene encoding flagellar biosynthetic protein FliR; amino-acid sequence: MDAATQMAIDGQAAFGMIGALLWTALRVGALLMAMPMIGTRALPARIRVMVALAMSLALAPILPAPPIWTGFDAATVLSIARELAVGAAMGFMLRLVFEAGALAGELISQGTGLSFAQMSDPMRGVNSGIISQWFYLAFGLLFFAANGHLALVALLVRSYEALPIGTALPGLEATLRVAPEFFALVLRGAVSLALPVMVAMLAVNLAFGVLSRAAPALNPIQLGLPISVLVGLLLIAVLAGELGPPIQRLFDLAFDAAARVPLGR
- a CDS encoding flagellar biosynthetic protein FliQ, with amino-acid sequence MTPELALTELRRGLEVALWVGGPLLATVLVVGVVVGVLQAATQINEPTIAFVAKAVALTAALFALGAFLIGYLVDYTTTLFHSIPHLIG
- the fliP gene encoding flagellar type III secretion system pore protein FliP (The bacterial flagellar biogenesis protein FliP forms a type III secretion system (T3SS)-type pore required for flagellar assembly.) — its product is MLALAAPALAPQLPALPDVTVGQIGDAPVSLPLQTLLLMTAITLIPSMLLVLTAFTRIIVVLALLRQALGTGQTPSNQVLVGLALFLTALVMTPVWESAWNAGFGPYLDGRIDFRTAWELGTAPLRGFMLAQVRETDLMTFAGLAGHDTYAGPDEVPFQVLVASFVTSELKTAFEIGFLIFIPFIIIDLVVASVLMSMGMMMLSPMLVSAPFKILLFVLVDGWVLTVGTLAASFNLP
- the fliO gene encoding flagellar biosynthetic protein FliO, producing the protein MPIGSHAPQAPGLGGAFVALVLVLGLILGLAWLLKRLPGSGLRQADGLRVVASIPLGGKERAAVLQVGGEQLLVGIGAGGVRTLHVLPAPLAEAPPLAMPTFKSLPDFRQLLAQRLRKDS
- the fliN gene encoding flagellar motor switch protein FliN, encoding MNPQDPAASTAEPARFDDLHAERADDAADLNLDVILDVPVALSLEVGRTRMPIRNLLQLNRGSVVELERGAGEPLDVYVNGTLIAHGEVVVINDRFGVRLTDVVSPSERIRRLR
- the fliM gene encoding flagellar motor switch protein FliM, which produces MNPNDLLSQDEIDALLHGVDSGAVDTEPQADPGEARTYDFASQDRIIRGRMPTLEMVNERFVRLWRIGLFNLIRRSADLSVRGIDLIKFGDYLHQLYVPTNLNLIKFKPLRGTGLIVFEPKLVFAVVDNFFGGDGRYPTRIEGREFTPTEMRVIQLMLRQTFADMAEAWAPVLDVECEYINSEINPHFANIVTPREYVVVSRFHVELEGGGGEIHITLPYSMLEPIRELLDAGIQSDRVDRDESWNVSMREQLMSAEVTVSSILAKRTIDLRRLTRLKVGDILPIELPEEVPICVEDIPVFTGRFGTAGGCNVVKITDTRPPGTQPPRPAPVQDLPA
- a CDS encoding flagellar basal body-associated FliL family protein → MAAAADLQPKSPPKKRRKLLWPILGGLVLLALAAAGGAAALHLRNHPGAPKPTLPAQAQYLPMAPPFVVNLDDENEGPRYLQVEVQLVTRDPLDVAQLQHHEPALRARLLMLFSQQTAGTVATRQGKEALRAQALSEVQTLMTEETGKPRAEALLFTSFVTQ
- a CDS encoding flagellar hook-length control protein FliK, which produces MTPLAATATTGIGATSAAARGPGAATGAASGEDGFARALERRQAQRSADASAQRRAPQARSDDRPSEEVDATASSDTVPAPEDRDPAAAIGTEPVPTDPMPWPPAGLAALPGLAAVPLAEPPAETAAAPEALTPQPASSSTAATTLVPPPTSARALSPDAASGDQGALAAIAAADLAAATASGEPAADTRETPTPIAFALPGAPAPVMRAPPPLLDAPLPTPDVQGGDFEAQLGAQLEWMAGQKIGHARIRVTPQDLGPIEVRLQLDGDRIAADFISPHAQTRDALEQGLPRLRDLLGEHGFQLAHAGVGHDGGSDARDGMSSPAGYPASETSQGAGADALPAPTPTARRIGLLDAYA
- the fliJ gene encoding flagellar export protein FliJ — its product is MKQSRRIDPLLSRAQDQEDAVARVLAQRQSSLDEHEARLAELRRYADEYAHSQLAATSPAQLANRRAFLERLQSAVEQQSRTVDQSRQTVELERGRLLLASRDKQVLEQLAASYRAQERQVDERRSQRELDDLGARRARLAAAEAQDA
- a CDS encoding FliI/YscN family ATPase, whose amino-acid sequence is MSVPLPRADPADWLAARNLRLAARLDTTGPDPAAGRGLIREGILRRAVGLTLEAVGCEAPMGATCRVEVADGGWVEAEVVGFAGERTSLMPSAELHGLLPNARVVPLQRRGGVEIGEGLLGRVIDSDGVPLDGKGPIRAEGTVGMAGVSINPLAREPITQPLDVGVRAINALLPIGRGQRVGLFAGSGVGKSTLLGMMTRFTSADVIVVGLIGERGREVRDFVETTLGEEGLRRAVVVAAPADRPPLARLHGAYRATAIAEWFRDQGLNVLLLMDSLTRFAQAQREIGLSVGEPPTTRGYPPSVFAKLPALVERAGNGAKGRGSITAFYTVLTEGDDPQDPIADAARAILDGHILLSRRIADAGLYPAIDVESSVSRVVTEIADVDWRDRIRALKRLVSAYNANRDLIAIGAYQRGGDPAVDEALARWPQIVGFLGQDIARAADLHHSREALERLLQPEEPAA